One Tamlana carrageenivorans genomic region harbors:
- a CDS encoding type II toxin-antitoxin system RelE/ParE family toxin, with the protein MTKYRLSNEAKNDLIRIHHYGVKKFGMTQADKYFESFFKYFEIIAQRPFSFESVDYIKKDYRRCVCGVDSIYFKVNEDIVEIMAIVGRQDLSEKL; encoded by the coding sequence ATGACTAAATATAGATTAAGCAATGAAGCTAAAAATGACTTGATACGGATTCATCATTACGGTGTAAAAAAATTTGGAATGACTCAAGCGGACAAATACTTTGAATCATTTTTTAAATATTTTGAAATTATTGCACAAAGACCCTTTTCATTTGAATCGGTTGACTATATTAAAAAAGATTACAGACGTTGTGTTTGTGGAGTTGATAGCATTTATTTTAAAGTAAATGAGGACATTGTAGAAATAATGGCAATTGTCGGCAGACAAGATTTGAGTGAAAAACTATAA
- a CDS encoding tetratricopeptide repeat protein: MKTLFTLLFLCTIYLAQSQTIYKNPLGFNVKFDKTWKRLPKEVLQEKTKFIKTYMEYKGNIQYDACFQKIGNADMDYPYILFKNFYATTTNENEIEKLREFYTDKFGVNKVLESLETDKVKMELQIGKTYYDKGKQLLIFTYDLNLNVKGNLIAMVGFYVGKSATLQILCYTYADEFKYDQKEFLDIINSIEDNGMKTNMRDYLKKHDQAVLYYNEGLKQSANNNINKAIENYTLAINTYPIEDKFQLSEAYYNRALNKRKLDNFNGAIADYTKAIEFRPDYYKAYNNRGFAYLMLEKYSTAIYDFTMTIKFDNYQTEFTGMALGNRGIAKLSIGEDGCEDLKKAIEEGNQNVKSIFYEYCN; encoded by the coding sequence ATGAAAACATTATTTACACTACTTTTTCTATGTACAATATATTTGGCTCAAAGCCAAACAATATATAAAAACCCTCTTGGGTTCAATGTAAAATTCGACAAGACTTGGAAAAGATTACCAAAAGAAGTTTTACAAGAAAAAACAAAATTCATTAAAACTTATATGGAATATAAAGGGAATATTCAATATGATGCTTGTTTTCAAAAAATTGGAAATGCTGATATGGACTATCCATATATTCTATTTAAAAACTTCTATGCAACAACTACCAACGAAAATGAGATTGAAAAATTAAGGGAATTCTATACGGACAAATTTGGTGTCAATAAGGTTTTAGAAAGTTTAGAAACAGATAAAGTAAAAATGGAACTTCAAATTGGAAAAACCTACTATGATAAAGGAAAACAACTACTAATTTTCACATACGATTTAAACTTAAATGTTAAAGGCAATCTTATAGCAATGGTTGGTTTTTATGTTGGCAAAAGTGCTACACTTCAAATCTTATGTTATACGTATGCTGATGAGTTTAAATATGACCAAAAAGAATTTCTTGACATTATTAATTCAATTGAAGATAATGGTATGAAAACAAATATGAGGGATTATTTAAAAAAACACGACCAAGCCGTTTTATACTATAATGAAGGATTAAAACAATCAGCAAATAATAATATAAACAAAGCAATTGAAAATTACACATTAGCAATAAATACATATCCAATTGAAGATAAATTTCAATTATCGGAGGCTTATTATAATCGTGCTTTAAATAAAAGAAAATTAGACAATTTTAATGGAGCAATAGCTGATTATACAAAAGCAATTGAATTTCGTCCAGATTATTATAAAGCATATAATAATAGAGGTTTTGCATATTTAATGCTGGAAAAATACTCTACAGCAATCTATGATTTTACTATGACAATTAAATTTGACAACTACCAAACAGAATTTACAGGAATGGCTCTTGGGAATCGAGGTATCGCCAAATTAAGTATTGGAGAAGATGGATGTGAAGATTTAAAAAAAGCTATTGAAGAAGGAAATCAGAATGTAAAATCAATTTTTTACGAATATTGCAACTAA
- a CDS encoding ribbon-helix-helix domain-containing protein translates to MARQSISFTKPNDEWLKTQVDKKEYSSKSELINDLIRQARKQQVEINWIRAKLEKAENSGFTSESKNEILAQSKSLLND, encoded by the coding sequence ATGGCAAGACAAAGTATATCATTCACTAAGCCAAACGATGAATGGCTAAAAACTCAAGTGGATAAAAAAGAGTATTCAAGTAAGAGTGAATTAATAAATGACTTAATTAGACAAGCCCGAAAACAACAAGTTGAAATTAACTGGATTCGCGCTAAATTGGAGAAAGCCGAAAATAGCGGGTTTACAAGTGAAAGTAAAAATGAAATTTTAGCTCAATCAAAGTCTTTACTTAATGACTAA
- a CDS encoding IS30 family transposase, whose product MVRKKTGRLTLKERIQIETLLTEKKNKSYIAITINRARSTVTREVNKWVQTDRDKYSAELAHWCAKDDYLNKRNIDKISKYPRLRIYVYRGLLSQWTPEQIAGRLKEEFPNDPIMSISHESIYRYIYAKPQASLNKKLIKLLVRKKTRRRPSKKRRRTGSKILNQVSIDLRPEHINLRNEIGHWEGDLMIGKDQKSAIGTIVERKSRYTLIIKLKARNSKEIAKMFSKELNKLDPIFKKSMTYDNGIEMARHETITKKTGMKIYFAHPYSSWERGTNENTNGLIRRYLPKGTDFNKIDLNTFIEIQEKLNNRPRKIIGFKTPNEVMIKELKIVA is encoded by the coding sequence ATGGTACGAAAAAAAACAGGTAGACTTACCCTTAAAGAAAGAATACAGATTGAGACTCTTTTAACTGAAAAAAAGAATAAATCATACATCGCTATAACCATTAACAGAGCTCGATCTACGGTTACAAGAGAAGTTAATAAATGGGTGCAAACAGATAGAGATAAATACTCAGCAGAACTAGCTCATTGGTGCGCCAAAGATGATTACCTAAACAAAAGAAATATTGATAAAATATCTAAGTACCCTAGACTTCGAATTTATGTCTATAGGGGCTTATTATCACAATGGACTCCTGAACAAATTGCTGGAAGACTAAAAGAAGAATTCCCAAATGATCCTATAATGTCTATTTCTCACGAATCAATTTATAGGTACATATATGCAAAGCCTCAAGCTAGTTTAAATAAAAAACTAATTAAACTCCTCGTACGCAAAAAAACAAGACGTAGACCCTCTAAAAAAAGACGCAGAACAGGATCTAAAATATTAAACCAAGTCAGTATAGACCTAAGGCCCGAGCATATTAACCTAAGAAATGAAATCGGACACTGGGAAGGAGATTTAATGATTGGGAAGGATCAAAAATCGGCTATTGGAACTATCGTAGAACGCAAATCTAGATATACATTAATTATCAAACTAAAAGCCAGGAACTCTAAGGAAATTGCTAAAATGTTTTCTAAAGAACTTAACAAACTAGATCCCATATTCAAAAAATCTATGACCTACGATAATGGAATTGAAATGGCAAGACACGAAACAATTACCAAGAAAACAGGTATGAAAATTTACTTTGCACACCCCTATTCTTCTTGGGAAAGAGGTACCAATGAAAACACTAACGGACTCATCAGAAGGTACCTCCCAAAAGGAACAGATTTTAACAAAATTGACTTAAATACATTCATCGAAATTCAAGAAAAATTAAACAATAGACCTCGTAAAATTATTGGATTTAAAACCCCTAATGAAGTTATGATAAAAGAACTAAAAATTGTAGCTTAG